A region of Solibacillus isronensis DNA encodes the following proteins:
- a CDS encoding cytochrome c oxidase assembly protein, with product MNSLYLLHSHGHVSHSVPAINLQLILGFIFIFLLAAYITAVIITNRRYKKWPIFRTICWTIGMIIALAAVVGPLANSAHSNFTAHMVSHLLLSMVAPIFMAIAKPMTLLLRTANTSVARKLTTILKSGLLQFVSHPVTAAVLNVGGLWMLYTTDLYTFMHENALFALFIHLHFFIAGYVFTISIIYFDPVYHQYSYRFRAAVLIIAIAGHDILSKYMYANPPAGVSQQEAEMGSMVMYYAGDWIEVALIIIFCWQWYKSAKPRKYVTVEFNRDEQVAVNGK from the coding sequence ATGAATAGTCTATACTTGCTGCACAGTCATGGACATGTAAGTCATTCGGTACCTGCAATAAACCTTCAATTAATTCTCGGGTTCATTTTCATATTTTTATTGGCAGCATATATAACCGCTGTCATCATAACGAATCGGCGCTATAAAAAATGGCCTATTTTCCGTACAATTTGCTGGACAATTGGTATGATTATTGCACTTGCTGCAGTTGTCGGTCCTTTGGCAAACAGTGCGCATTCTAATTTTACGGCACATATGGTGAGCCATTTATTGTTAAGCATGGTCGCACCGATATTTATGGCGATTGCCAAACCGATGACATTGTTGCTCAGAACAGCAAACACGTCGGTGGCGCGTAAGCTGACGACTATTTTAAAAAGCGGTTTGCTCCAATTTGTTTCGCATCCGGTCACTGCCGCAGTTTTAAATGTAGGCGGACTTTGGATGCTGTATACAACGGATTTGTATACTTTTATGCACGAAAATGCACTTTTCGCTTTATTTATTCATTTGCATTTTTTTATTGCAGGTTATGTATTTACGATTTCCATTATTTATTTCGATCCGGTCTACCACCAATATTCCTACCGATTCCGCGCAGCAGTTTTAATTATTGCGATTGCCGGTCATGATATTTTGTCGAAGTATATGTATGCAAATCCGCCTGCTGGAGTTTCACAGCAAGAAGCGGAAATGGGAAGTATGGTCATGTACTATGCCGGGGATTGGATTGAAGTGGCTCTAATCATTATTTTCTGCTGGCAATGGTACAAATCAGCAAAGCCACGCAAATATGTTACAGTGGAGTTCAATAGGGATGAACAGGTTGCAGTGAATGGAAAATAA
- a CDS encoding glycine betaine uptake BCCT transporter, which translates to MKKVGIVFWSSFTLVMLAVLVGVIAPQTLENVTKNIQNLLTYNFGWYYLLVVAIIIAFCVFLILSPVGAIRLGKPTDRPDYSNASWFAMLFSAGMGIGLVFWGAAEPLSHFAISSPEAPEGSQQALKDSFRYTYFHWGISAWAIYGVVALALAYFNFRKGAPGLISSTLFPLFGEKTKGPLGHTIDIIAVFATVVGVATTLGLGAQQINGGLAYLFDLPINFTVQLIIIAIVTVLFIISASTGLDKGIQILSNGNLYLAAALLLLTLFLGPTVSIMNDFTSGLGNYLQHFVQMSLRMEPGDVGSRDWINSWTIFYWAWWMSWSPFVGIFIARISKGRTIREFLLGVILAPTLVSIFWFATFGTTAIDTYLNKNESLVDLPTEQVLFGVFDQMPLGFILSIVAMLLIMNFFITSADSATFVLGMQTTFGSMNPSFRIKLIWGILQAAIAASLLFSGGLTALQNAAIIVAFPFSLIILLMILSLYKSLMAERKKLGLYIRPKKQPPANGQKKDG; encoded by the coding sequence ATGAAAAAAGTAGGCATTGTTTTTTGGAGCTCATTTACTTTAGTAATGCTGGCTGTACTAGTTGGTGTAATCGCTCCACAAACTTTAGAAAATGTCACCAAGAACATTCAAAATTTACTTACTTATAATTTTGGCTGGTATTATTTATTAGTCGTTGCAATTATTATTGCGTTTTGTGTTTTCCTCATATTGAGTCCTGTTGGAGCCATACGTCTTGGTAAGCCGACTGACCGGCCGGACTACAGCAATGCATCGTGGTTTGCGATGCTATTTAGTGCGGGTATGGGAATTGGTTTGGTATTCTGGGGAGCTGCAGAGCCATTATCGCATTTCGCTATTAGTTCTCCTGAGGCTCCTGAAGGGTCCCAACAAGCATTAAAAGATTCATTTCGTTACACATATTTCCATTGGGGAATTTCTGCCTGGGCAATATACGGAGTAGTCGCATTAGCATTAGCCTATTTCAATTTCCGAAAAGGCGCACCAGGTTTAATCAGCTCCACACTGTTTCCTCTTTTCGGTGAAAAAACAAAAGGTCCACTTGGTCACACAATCGATATAATTGCAGTTTTCGCTACCGTGGTTGGCGTTGCAACAACACTCGGTTTAGGGGCTCAGCAAATTAATGGTGGTCTTGCATATTTATTTGACTTACCAATAAACTTCACTGTCCAACTGATTATTATTGCAATTGTTACTGTATTGTTTATAATTTCTGCTTCTACTGGTCTTGATAAAGGAATTCAAATTCTAAGTAATGGGAATCTTTATTTAGCGGCGGCCTTGTTACTATTAACACTGTTTCTAGGTCCTACCGTATCCATTATGAATGATTTCACATCCGGTCTAGGAAATTATCTGCAACACTTTGTACAAATGAGTTTACGTATGGAACCGGGAGATGTTGGCAGTCGTGATTGGATCAACAGCTGGACGATTTTCTACTGGGCATGGTGGATGTCCTGGTCGCCGTTTGTCGGTATTTTCATTGCACGTATTTCAAAAGGACGAACGATCCGGGAATTTTTATTGGGTGTAATTTTAGCACCGACACTTGTTAGTATTTTCTGGTTTGCAACGTTCGGTACAACAGCGATTGATACGTATCTTAATAAAAATGAAAGTCTTGTTGATTTACCGACAGAACAAGTATTATTCGGTGTATTCGACCAAATGCCACTTGGCTTTATTTTATCGATTGTCGCGATGCTGCTCATCATGAACTTCTTTATTACTTCGGCCGATTCAGCGACATTTGTACTTGGTATGCAAACTACATTCGGATCTATGAATCCATCTTTTAGAATAAAACTGATTTGGGGAATTTTACAGGCTGCGATTGCGGCAAGTTTATTGTTCTCAGGTGGTCTGACCGCACTGCAGAATGCCGCCATTATTGTCGCCTTCCCGTTTTCGTTGATCATTTTGCTGATGATTCTTTCACTCTACAAATCGTTAATGGCTGAGCGTAAGAAATTAGGTCTCTACATCCGCCCCAAAAAACAGCCTCCAGCGAATGGCCAGAAAAAAGATGGTTGA